The Clostridia bacterium genome includes the window ACCCTGGCCAAGGAAATCTTCGCCAAGAAAAACCAAGCGGTTTTAAGCCAGGAATTTATAGAGAGGATGGCCCAGTGCACCCTATGTGGCGCCTGCGCCGAGGCTTGTTCGACTGGTATTGACACGGTATCTTTCTGGCTGGAGCTGAGGGAGCGCATCGCCCGCCTAGGCAAGGCCCCCCAGGCCTATACCGCCCTTAGGGATAATGTCTTAGCCAACAAGAACATCTCGACATTTAGCAACCAGGATCGGCTGGAGTGGGCCGAGGAGTTGGATGAAGAACCCGAGGGGCTGGAGCTCAAGGCAGGGGCTGAGGTTTGCTATTTCGTGGGTTGCGTTTCTTCTTTCTTCCCCCAATCTGCCCAAGTTCCCTTAGCAGTCACCCAGCTTTTGATGCAGGCAGGGATTGATTTTACCACCATGGGCGGAGAGGAGTGGTGTTGCGGGTTTCCTATGCTCCGGGCGGGGTTTGGCCGCGATGCCGAGAAATTGGCCCGGCACAACGTAACCAAGCTCAAAGGGCTAGGTATTCATACCCTGATTGCCAGTTGCGCCTCCTGCTATCACGTGTGGCGGTATGACTATCGCCGGGAATTGGGCGGCTATGAGCTGGAGATCTTGCACACTTCCGAGTACCTGGGGCGCTTGGTGAGGGAGGGGCGGCTTAGGCCTCAAGAATTGGAAGCAGTGGTTACGTATCACGATCCGTGTGACCTGGGGCGCAACAGTGGGGTTTATGATGCTCCCCGCCAGACCATCAAAAGTATTCCCGGCGTCGAGCTGGTGGAAATGGACCACCACCGAGAGGAGGCTATCTGCTGCGGCGGGGGTGGCAATTTGCAGAGCGTTGACCCGGAGCTGGCGGCCCGGATTGCTGAGCTGCGGGTGGCGGAAGTCAAGGAGACTGGAGCCAGCATCGTGGTATCGGCTTGTCAGCAGTGTGAGCAAATGCTGGCTGCGGCGGTGCGCCAAGCTGGTTTGCCGGTGAGGGTGATGGATATTAGCGAACTGCTATTGGAAGCCGTATCTGGTTGAGGGGTGAAGAGGTGGCCCGGGCTTATGCCTGGAGCCAGGAACGGGACGATCTCCGTGGCCAAGAGTTGCGGGAAGAGGTTGTATACCTGTAAAGGAGGTCAAAACTATGGCTTTGAAGGCAGCATTTATGTTTGTGGCTCCTGAGGCGGAAGCCGAGAAGCACCGGGCGGTGGTGGTCACTTCAGCAGTGGAGCTTACCGTAGTGGGGGTGAAGGACTATCAGGCGGCTGTTCAAGCGGCAAAGCAGCTGGTGGCCGAGGGCGTAAGCGCCATTGAACTATGTGGGGGCTTTGGCATCGAGGGCGCCGCGGCAGTGAAGAAAGCGGTCCAAGGAAAAGCGGTAGTAGGCGTAGTCAGGTTTGATAATCACCCGGGGCTCCAGTTCAAGAGCGGTGACGATTTGTTTCAGTAGGCCTAGTAGACGATGAGCTGGTTTGAGTTCTTGTAAGAGCTTAAGGGCTGCAGGAATAAAGGGTTAGGTGGTGGGAAGGTGGTGGATGTTTACAATCTAGGCGCAGTAACCTGGGTGGAGTCTCAGTCTCTATATCATGCCCTGGCCTATTTGAACCGGGAAGGATTGATCATCTGCTACCCCACTAGCCCTTATGTCTGCCTAGGGCTCCATGATGACCTAGAGCAGGAGATTGATTGGAAGTACTGCCGGGACCAGGGAATTCCGCTCTTGCGCCGAGAGACTGGCGGTGGGGTGGTTTACCTTGATAGCCGACAGATTTTCTTTCAACTAGTGTTGCGCCGGGATAACCCGTTGGTACCCTTATGTCGGCCGCTTTTCTTCCAGCGATTCTTGCGTCCAGCCATATCAGTCTGCAGGGACCTAGGCTTGCCGGCGGCAATAAAAGCCCCGGCTGACATTGTGGTGGCAGGGCGTAAGTGCTCCGGGAACGGTGCTGGCGACATCGGGCAGTGCGTTGCCTATGTGGGAAATATCTTACTGGACTTTGAATTCGAGATCATGAGCCGGGTACTTCGGGTGCCTGGGGCTGTTTTCCGGCAGCAACTGGAGAAGGCCATGCGACGGTATATGACCACGCTGGGGGAGTGGCTGGGGCGGTCACCTGGCTATGCAGAACTTTCCCAGGCATTGGCGGTGGCTTTTGGTCGAGAGCTAGGGGAGCTCCGTCCTCGCCAGCCCGATGCCGATCTAATGAATTGTGCCCACAAGGTGGGAGCGCGGCTGGTTAGCCCCGAGTGGCTGGGTGCGCCCGGCCGCAGAAGTCGAAAGCGCCGGGTAAAGATTGCCGAGGGAATCTACCTTCTGGAGGCTCGGTTGGCTGGAGGCAGGCCCGCGGTGGTGCTGGTAAAGGACGGCTTGGTGGAGGAAGTGAGCCTAGCTTGCGGTCAGGTGGATACCTGGGCGGATGGCCAAGCCGGCAGCCAAAATCAATCCTGGGGAAGCGAACTGGAAAGGTATGTTGGTCGCCCGTGGCGCGAGGGCGAGGAGTGGTTAGCTTATAGTCAGTAGCAAAGGGGAGATATGAATGTACCTCTTCGACCTGGGAGTATTGCCGGGGCAATCCTCCATGACCATCTTCCATGCTTTAGCCCGATTGGGCATAGAATCGTTGGTCTTGGTGTCCCCCAAGACCCCGCTAGTGAGCGTTGGCTACTTCCAAGATCTCGGGGGAGTAGATCTGGATTACTGCCAGCGGCACGGTATTTCGGTCATGCGCCGCGAGCTCGGCGGTGGTACTACCTTGCTGGACCAAAATCAAGTCTTTTATCAGGTGGTCCTGAAAAAGAATAATCCTATCCTACCGGGCAATATCGATCAGCTCTACCGTGACTTTTCTAAGCCGGTCATCGGTGCTTATGCGGCGCTAGGGGTTAAAACCAAGTTTAAGCCGGTCAATGACATTGTCACTCTTGAGGGCCGGAAGATCTCGGGTGAGGGCGGAGGAGACATCGGCGATTGTATCGTGTTTGTAGGCGGGATCCTCATGGATTTTGATTTTGGTCTGATGAGCAGGGTGCTAAAA containing:
- a CDS encoding (Fe-S)-binding protein, which encodes MTQENQRFFTSLEREALTCGRCGCCRSSCPVYQLVGWESASPRGKITLAKEIFAKKNQAVLSQEFIERMAQCTLCGACAEACSTGIDTVSFWLELRERIARLGKAPQAYTALRDNVLANKNISTFSNQDRLEWAEELDEEPEGLELKAGAEVCYFVGCVSSFFPQSAQVPLAVTQLLMQAGIDFTTMGGEEWCCGFPMLRAGFGRDAEKLARHNVTKLKGLGIHTLIASCASCYHVWRYDYRRELGGYELEILHTSEYLGRLVREGRLRPQELEAVVTYHDPCDLGRNSGVYDAPRQTIKSIPGVELVEMDHHREEAICCGGGGNLQSVDPELAARIAELRVAEVKETGASIVVSACQQCEQMLAAAVRQAGLPVRVMDISELLLEAVSG
- a CDS encoding lipoate--protein ligase family protein — its product is MVDVYNLGAVTWVESQSLYHALAYLNREGLIICYPTSPYVCLGLHDDLEQEIDWKYCRDQGIPLLRRETGGGVVYLDSRQIFFQLVLRRDNPLVPLCRPLFFQRFLRPAISVCRDLGLPAAIKAPADIVVAGRKCSGNGAGDIGQCVAYVGNILLDFEFEIMSRVLRVPGAVFRQQLEKAMRRYMTTLGEWLGRSPGYAELSQALAVAFGRELGELRPRQPDADLMNCAHKVGARLVSPEWLGAPGRRSRKRRVKIAEGIYLLEARLAGGRPAVVLVKDGLVEEVSLACGQVDTWADGQAGSQNQSWGSELERYVGRPWREGEEWLAYSQ
- a CDS encoding lipoate--protein ligase family protein, coding for MYLFDLGVLPGQSSMTIFHALARLGIESLVLVSPKTPLVSVGYFQDLGGVDLDYCQRHGISVMRRELGGGTTLLDQNQVFYQVVLKKNNPILPGNIDQLYRDFSKPVIGAYAALGVKTKFKPVNDIVTLEGRKISGEGGGDIGDCIVFVGGILMDFDFGLMSRVLKLPDEKFRDKVHKTMEENLTTLKRELGVAPDRKAVIRALSVNFEKALGKLTPAQLPGEVWSLARSLEQQFTSEAFMRKNDRRMGYSGQNRVKINAEVSLWQGVHKAPGGLI